A region from the Altererythrobacter sp. H2 genome encodes:
- a CDS encoding acyl-CoA dehydrogenase family protein gives MLDLSRRFAYTEEHNMFRDTVRKVFAQHLEPFLDEHEKNGIVPREVWKAVGEAGLLCPTVKEENGGLGLDFGYCAVVGEEMAYLGSAAGFTLQSDITANYFERLGTAEQRAKYLPGMVTGDIITAIAMTEPGAGSDLQGIRTTAREDGGDYVINGSKTYITNGQNADVVIVVAKTDPAAGAKGTTLLLVEDGTPGFVKGRNLDKIGQHAADTSELFFEDVRVPKENVLGGVGRGFVHLMEELPQERLGIAVGGQAAAQRAFDEAVKFTKDRKAFGRTVFEFQNTKFTLADLAAELQVGWAHLDWALLRHLKGELTTTEASAAKLWHTELQWKAVDVALQLHGGAGYMNEYAIARLWRDARVTRIFGGTNEIMKEVISRGI, from the coding sequence ATGCTCGATCTCTCCCGCCGCTTTGCCTACACCGAGGAACACAACATGTTCCGCGACACCGTGCGCAAGGTGTTCGCCCAGCATCTCGAACCCTTCCTCGACGAGCACGAGAAGAACGGTATCGTCCCGCGCGAGGTGTGGAAGGCGGTCGGCGAGGCGGGCCTGCTGTGCCCGACGGTGAAGGAAGAGAACGGCGGCCTCGGGCTCGACTTCGGCTATTGCGCGGTGGTGGGCGAGGAAATGGCCTACCTTGGCAGCGCCGCCGGCTTCACCCTGCAGAGCGACATCACCGCTAACTACTTCGAGCGGCTCGGTACTGCCGAGCAGCGCGCGAAGTATCTGCCCGGCATGGTCACTGGCGACATTATCACCGCCATCGCCATGACCGAGCCGGGTGCCGGCAGCGACCTGCAGGGCATCCGCACCACCGCGCGCGAGGATGGCGGCGACTACGTGATCAACGGCTCCAAGACCTATATCACCAACGGCCAGAACGCCGACGTGGTGATCGTGGTCGCCAAGACCGACCCGGCGGCAGGCGCCAAGGGTACCACCCTGCTGCTGGTCGAGGACGGCACCCCCGGCTTCGTCAAGGGCCGCAACCTCGACAAGATCGGCCAGCACGCCGCCGACACCAGCGAGCTGTTCTTCGAGGACGTGCGCGTGCCCAAGGAAAATGTGCTCGGCGGGGTCGGGCGCGGGTTTGTCCACCTGATGGAGGAACTGCCGCAGGAACGGCTCGGCATCGCGGTCGGCGGGCAGGCAGCGGCCCAGCGCGCGTTCGACGAAGCGGTCAAGTTCACCAAGGACCGCAAGGCGTTCGGGCGCACCGTGTTCGAGTTCCAGAACACCAAGTTCACTCTGGCTGATCTTGCCGCCGAGCTGCAGGTCGGCTGGGCGCACCTGGACTGGGCGCTGCTGCGCCATCTGAAGGGCGAGCTGACCACCACCGAGGCGAGCGCGGCCAAGCTGTGGCACACCGAGCTGCAGTGGAAGGCAGTCGATGTCGCACTCCAGCTCCACGGCGGGGCCGGCTACATGAACGAATACGCCATCGCCCGGCTGTGGCGCGATGCCCGCGTGACCCGCATCTTCGGCGGCACCAACGAGATCATGAAGGAAGTGATCAGCCGGGGGATTTGA
- a CDS encoding crotonase/enoyl-CoA hydratase family protein, producing MSEELLTEVRATDFGGVLIITINRPEAKNAMNKAAAEGIAAALDRLDSEDDLRVAIITGAGGTFCSGMDLKGFLRGESPSIPGRGFGGLVEAPPKKPLIAAVEGYALAGGLELMIACDMVVAHSGAKFGIPEAKRGLAAGAGGLMLLPDLIPHKVAMELALTGDFIDAARAHQLGLVNRVTDGAALDAALELAASISANGPLAVRVSKQIIEESRGWARSERWQEQAKLLPQVFMSADAREGAAAFAEKRKPNWTGK from the coding sequence ATGTCGGAAGAGCTGCTGACCGAAGTGCGGGCCACGGATTTTGGGGGCGTCCTGATCATCACGATCAACCGGCCCGAGGCCAAGAACGCGATGAACAAGGCAGCCGCCGAAGGCATTGCTGCTGCGCTGGACCGGCTCGACTCCGAAGACGATCTCCGGGTCGCCATCATCACCGGTGCGGGCGGCACGTTCTGTTCCGGCATGGACCTCAAGGGCTTCCTGCGCGGCGAATCGCCCAGCATCCCCGGCCGCGGGTTCGGCGGCCTGGTCGAGGCACCTCCGAAGAAGCCGCTGATCGCAGCGGTGGAAGGCTATGCCCTGGCCGGCGGGCTCGAACTGATGATCGCCTGCGACATGGTGGTGGCGCACAGCGGGGCCAAGTTCGGCATTCCCGAAGCCAAGCGCGGCCTTGCCGCAGGGGCCGGCGGGCTGATGCTGCTGCCTGACCTGATCCCGCACAAGGTGGCGATGGAACTGGCGCTGACCGGAGACTTCATCGATGCCGCCCGCGCGCACCAGCTCGGCCTGGTCAACCGCGTGACCGATGGCGCGGCGCTCGATGCCGCGCTGGAGCTGGCGGCGTCCATCAGTGCCAACGGCCCGCTGGCGGTCCGCGTCTCGAAGCAGATCATCGAGGAATCGCGCGGCTGGGCCCGCAGTGAACGGTGGCAGGAGCAGGCCAAGCTGCTGCCGCAGGTGTTCATGAGCGCCGATGCGCGCGAAGGCGCAGCGGCCTTTGCCGAGAAGCGCAAGCCCAACTGGACGGGCAAGTAA
- a CDS encoding acetyl-CoA C-acetyltransferase — protein sequence MAEAYIIDAVRTPRGIGKQGKGALAAQHPQHLAATVLKAIKDRNNLDTKTVDDVIWSVSTQDGLQAGDMGRMASLDAGYDVTSSGMTLDRFCGGGITSVNLAAAQVMSGMADCVVAGGTEMMSLTAQMAKEKMQAGLKPPMMGSYNERLQKVHPQSHQGICGDAIASMEGFTRADLDEVGYRSQQRAAEAIREGRFAKSVVPVVDDAGNVVLDREEYPRPETTLEGLGQLEPAFTKIADVPIDANGTTFRKLINQKYPDLEIQHFHHAGNSSGVVDGAAAVLVASADYARKHGLKPRARIVATANMGDDPTLMLNAPVPAAKKVLEKAGLTSDDIDLYEINEAFAVVAAKFVRDLGLDWDKVNVNGGSIALGHPIGATGSILIGTVIDELERRGGRYGLVTMCAAGGMAPAIVVERIDDFVD from the coding sequence ATGGCCGAAGCTTACATCATCGACGCAGTGCGGACCCCGCGCGGGATCGGCAAGCAGGGCAAGGGTGCGCTGGCAGCGCAGCATCCCCAGCACCTCGCCGCCACCGTGCTCAAGGCCATCAAGGACCGCAACAACCTCGATACCAAGACCGTCGATGACGTGATCTGGTCAGTCTCCACCCAGGACGGCTTGCAGGCGGGCGACATGGGCCGGATGGCCTCGCTCGACGCAGGATACGATGTGACCAGCAGCGGCATGACGCTGGACCGGTTCTGCGGCGGCGGGATCACTTCGGTCAACCTGGCCGCAGCGCAGGTGATGAGCGGCATGGCCGATTGCGTGGTTGCAGGCGGCACCGAGATGATGAGCCTGACCGCGCAGATGGCCAAGGAGAAGATGCAGGCCGGCCTCAAGCCGCCGATGATGGGCAGCTACAACGAGCGGCTGCAGAAGGTTCACCCGCAGAGCCACCAGGGCATCTGCGGCGATGCCATTGCCAGCATGGAAGGTTTCACCCGGGCCGACCTCGACGAAGTCGGCTACCGCAGCCAGCAGCGCGCCGCCGAAGCAATCAGGGAAGGCCGCTTTGCCAAGTCGGTCGTGCCGGTGGTGGATGACGCAGGCAATGTGGTGCTCGACCGCGAGGAATACCCCCGCCCCGAGACGACCCTCGAAGGCCTCGGCCAGCTCGAGCCGGCCTTCACCAAGATCGCCGACGTGCCGATCGATGCCAACGGCACCACCTTCCGCAAGCTGATCAACCAGAAGTACCCGGACCTGGAGATCCAGCACTTCCACCATGCGGGCAACAGCTCGGGCGTGGTCGATGGTGCCGCTGCCGTGCTGGTCGCCAGCGCCGACTATGCCCGCAAGCATGGCCTCAAGCCGCGCGCCCGGATCGTCGCCACCGCCAACATGGGCGATGACCCCACGCTGATGCTCAACGCGCCGGTCCCGGCGGCGAAGAAGGTGCTGGAGAAGGCGGGGCTGACCTCCGACGATATCGACCTCTACGAAATCAACGAAGCCTTCGCCGTGGTCGCCGCCAAGTTCGTGCGCGATCTCGGGCTCGACTGGGACAAGGTCAACGTCAACGGCGGCTCGATTGCACTGGGCCATCCGATCGGCGCCACGGGATCGATCCTGATCGGCACCGTGATCGACGAACTGGAGCGCCGCGGCGGGCGTTACGGCCTCGTCACCATGTGCGCCGCAGGCGGCATGGCCCCGGCGATCGTGGTCGAGCGGATCGACGACTTCGTCGACTGA
- a CDS encoding acyl-CoA dehydrogenase family protein — protein MSVLNVAQPAFMEEEEIAIFADAVGKFYQQHAPEKRVLKWREDGQVERDFWREAGAAGLLGVSVPAEYGGHGGDFRHDLVVIDQQGKHNVEGFAASLHNTVILPYLVRHGTEEQKKKYLPKLVTGELVSAIAMTEPGVGSDLQSITTTALKDGNGYRINGAKTYISNGQTADFIVIVAKTDPNERAKGISLMLLETEGAEGFKRGKKLDKIGLDAADTSELFFDDVFVPAENVLGGVEGKGFYQLMGELPQERLIIAVGAINGIEKALETTMDFVKNRKAFGQTIWDFQNTQFVMADLKARSTAARVFVNDCIAKHLEGKLDVATACMAKYWVTELQGEVVDKCLQFHGGAGFINDYPIARMYRDSRITRIFGGSNEVMKMVIARGM, from the coding sequence ATGTCGGTGCTGAACGTTGCCCAACCCGCCTTCATGGAAGAGGAGGAGATTGCGATCTTCGCCGATGCCGTCGGCAAGTTCTACCAGCAGCACGCCCCGGAAAAGCGCGTGCTCAAGTGGCGCGAGGACGGCCAGGTGGAGCGCGATTTCTGGCGCGAGGCAGGCGCGGCCGGCCTGCTCGGCGTGTCGGTGCCGGCCGAATACGGCGGCCACGGCGGCGATTTCCGGCATGACCTGGTGGTGATCGACCAGCAGGGCAAGCACAACGTGGAAGGCTTTGCCGCCTCGCTCCACAACACGGTGATCCTGCCCTACCTGGTGCGCCACGGCACCGAAGAGCAGAAGAAGAAGTACCTGCCCAAGCTGGTCACCGGCGAACTGGTCAGCGCGATCGCGATGACCGAGCCGGGCGTCGGCTCCGACCTGCAGAGCATCACCACCACCGCGCTGAAGGATGGCAACGGCTACCGCATCAACGGGGCCAAGACCTATATCTCCAACGGGCAGACCGCAGACTTCATCGTGATCGTCGCCAAGACCGATCCCAATGAGCGGGCCAAGGGCATCTCGCTGATGCTGCTGGAAACCGAAGGCGCGGAAGGGTTCAAGCGCGGCAAGAAGCTCGACAAGATCGGGCTCGACGCGGCTGACACCAGCGAACTGTTCTTCGACGACGTGTTCGTTCCGGCCGAGAACGTGCTCGGCGGGGTCGAGGGCAAGGGCTTCTACCAGCTGATGGGCGAGCTGCCGCAGGAACGGCTGATCATCGCAGTCGGTGCCATCAACGGGATCGAGAAGGCGCTCGAAACGACGATGGATTTCGTCAAGAACCGCAAGGCCTTCGGGCAGACGATCTGGGATTTCCAGAACACCCAGTTCGTGATGGCCGACCTCAAGGCGCGCAGCACGGCGGCGCGGGTGTTCGTCAACGATTGCATCGCCAAGCACCTGGAAGGCAAGCTCGACGTCGCGACTGCCTGCATGGCCAAGTACTGGGTCACCGAGCTGCAGGGCGAAGTGGTCGACAAGTGCCTGCAGTTCCATGGCGGCGCGGGTTTCATCAACGATTACCCGATCGCCCGGATGTACCGCGACAGCCGCATCACCCGCATCTTCGGCGGCTCCAACGAAGTGATGAAGATGGTGATCGCGCGCGGGATGTGA
- a CDS encoding glycoside hydrolase family 97 protein has product MTTMALPSLLRRLILAAVLLLAPLVSAQAAETVTSPDGRIVVTVDTNGENRPFYRIEVAGKPLMTESRLGFLMADQDKLERRLKIVSAARASHDSTWEQPWGERRFVRDHHNALTVRFEEDSARKRKFGVVFRVFNDGIGFRYLFDDASMAPEPDAAVRIADELTEFNFASDGKAWWIPAGEWNRYEYLYENTAVSGVGTALTPLTFRFEDGTHVALHEAALVDFAGMFVKRVRGTHFRATLAPSGSSAARAVRDTPFVTPWRTIRISPDAAGLAMSDIDLNLNEPNKLGDVSWFKPHKYVGVWWGMHLGKESWESGPKHGATTANVKKYIDFAARHGFEGVLVEGWNVGWDGDWFFNGELFSFTQAYPDYDFEELARYAAKKGVPIVGHHETSGDIGNYEAQLEAALDLMAARGVKTIKTGYVTDAHNLRFRHADGSESREHQESQITQRHHLRVVTEAAKRKIAINPHEPVKDTGLRRTYPNWVSREGARGMEFNAWGAPPNGPSHVPTLVFTRMLSGPMDYTPGVLSLEGSGQPLQMTQARALAEYVLIYSPIQMAADLPEHYEQHRAAFQFIKDVPADWEDSRVLEAAVGEYVVIARKDRNSADWYLGGGTDETGRTTSVKLDFLDPGKTYTAQIYRDGPNAHYVGPTKFDIAIEQRKVRKGDVLDLPMAPGGGFAVRLVAGN; this is encoded by the coding sequence ATGACCACAATGGCCCTCCCCTCCCTGCTCCGGCGCCTGATCCTTGCCGCCGTCCTGTTGCTTGCGCCCCTGGTGTCCGCGCAGGCCGCCGAAACCGTCACCTCGCCCGATGGGCGGATCGTGGTCACGGTCGACACCAATGGTGAGAACCGCCCGTTCTACCGCATCGAAGTGGCGGGCAAGCCGCTGATGACGGAAAGCCGCTTGGGCTTCCTGATGGCCGATCAGGACAAGCTGGAGCGGCGGCTGAAGATCGTCTCCGCCGCCCGCGCCAGCCATGACAGCACCTGGGAGCAGCCGTGGGGCGAGCGCCGCTTCGTGCGCGACCATCACAACGCACTGACCGTGCGGTTCGAGGAAGACAGCGCGCGCAAGCGCAAATTCGGCGTGGTATTCCGCGTGTTCAACGATGGGATCGGGTTCCGCTATCTGTTCGACGACGCCAGCATGGCGCCCGAACCGGATGCGGCCGTGCGCATTGCCGACGAGTTGACCGAGTTCAACTTTGCGTCAGACGGCAAGGCCTGGTGGATACCTGCGGGCGAGTGGAACCGCTACGAATACCTGTACGAGAACACCGCTGTCTCCGGCGTCGGCACCGCGCTGACCCCGCTGACCTTCCGCTTCGAGGACGGCACGCACGTCGCGCTGCACGAAGCGGCGCTGGTCGATTTTGCGGGCATGTTCGTCAAGCGCGTGCGGGGCACGCATTTCCGCGCCACGCTCGCGCCGAGCGGCAGCAGCGCCGCGCGCGCGGTGCGCGACACGCCGTTTGTCACGCCGTGGCGCACGATCCGGATCAGCCCCGATGCCGCGGGCCTTGCCATGAGCGACATCGACCTCAACCTCAACGAGCCCAACAAGCTGGGCGATGTCAGCTGGTTCAAGCCGCACAAGTATGTCGGCGTGTGGTGGGGTATGCATCTGGGCAAGGAGAGCTGGGAAAGCGGCCCCAAGCACGGCGCCACCACCGCCAACGTCAAGAAATACATCGATTTCGCCGCCAGGCACGGCTTCGAGGGTGTGCTCGTCGAAGGCTGGAATGTGGGCTGGGATGGCGACTGGTTCTTCAACGGGGAACTGTTCAGCTTCACCCAGGCCTATCCCGATTACGACTTCGAGGAACTGGCCCGCTACGCCGCGAAGAAGGGCGTGCCGATCGTCGGCCACCACGAAACCTCGGGCGATATCGGCAACTACGAGGCGCAGCTGGAGGCCGCGCTCGACCTGATGGCCGCGCGCGGCGTCAAGACGATCAAGACCGGCTATGTCACTGACGCGCACAACCTGCGCTTCCGCCATGCCGACGGCAGCGAAAGCCGCGAGCACCAGGAAAGCCAGATAACCCAGCGCCATCACCTGCGGGTCGTGACCGAGGCGGCGAAGCGGAAGATTGCGATCAACCCGCACGAACCGGTCAAGGACACCGGACTGCGGCGCACCTACCCCAACTGGGTCAGCCGCGAAGGCGCGCGGGGCATGGAATTCAACGCCTGGGGAGCGCCGCCCAACGGGCCCAGCCATGTGCCGACACTGGTGTTCACCCGCATGCTGTCCGGCCCGATGGATTATACCCCGGGCGTGCTCAGCCTGGAGGGCAGCGGCCAACCGCTGCAGATGACGCAGGCGCGCGCCCTGGCGGAATACGTGCTGATCTATTCACCCATCCAGATGGCCGCTGACCTGCCGGAGCATTACGAGCAGCACAGGGCCGCGTTCCAGTTCATCAAGGATGTGCCAGCCGACTGGGAGGATTCGCGCGTGCTTGAGGCGGCGGTCGGCGAATACGTCGTGATCGCGCGCAAAGACCGCAACAGCGCTGACTGGTATCTGGGCGGCGGCACCGACGAGACCGGCCGGACCACGTCGGTCAAGCTCGACTTCCTCGATCCGGGCAAGACCTACACTGCGCAGATCTACCGCGATGGGCCCAACGCGCACTATGTCGGGCCGACCAAGTTCGACATCGCGATCGAACAGCGCAAGGTCCGCAAGGGCGACGTGCTGGACCTGCCGATGGCCCCCGGCGGCGGCTTCGCAGTGCGGCTGGTGGCGGGGAATTAG
- a CDS encoding alpha/beta hydrolase — protein MELIGPTSQTFISQRTRLHYADWGNEGAPPLILQHGGRDHCRSWDWVAEELRHDWHVICPDLRGHGDSEWTNTGYYPMTGYVYDLAQLIHQLELAPVTIVAHSLGGNISMRYAGLYPENVRKLVAIEGLGPSPKVQAEMAKTPWYEHRRQWIDRKREASGRLPKRYATFTDAVDRMHEANSYLSRAQAEHLSRHGAIRNEDGTWSWKFDPHLHAWPGDDLSLEQVEELWARVTCPTLMIYGNDSWASNPEKDGRIAHFGDNVQVSAYDRAGHWVHHDRFEDFVSEVRGFIG, from the coding sequence ATGGAATTGATCGGCCCCACCTCGCAGACATTCATCAGCCAGCGCACCCGGCTGCACTATGCCGACTGGGGCAACGAAGGCGCGCCGCCGCTGATCCTGCAGCACGGCGGGCGCGACCATTGCCGCAGCTGGGACTGGGTGGCCGAAGAGCTGCGGCATGACTGGCACGTAATCTGCCCCGACCTGCGCGGCCACGGGGACAGCGAGTGGACCAACACCGGCTATTACCCGATGACCGGCTATGTCTATGACCTGGCCCAGCTGATCCACCAGCTGGAACTCGCCCCCGTCACCATCGTCGCCCACTCATTGGGCGGGAATATCTCCATGCGCTACGCCGGGCTCTATCCGGAAAACGTGCGCAAGCTGGTGGCGATCGAAGGGCTTGGCCCCAGCCCCAAGGTGCAGGCGGAAATGGCGAAAACCCCGTGGTACGAGCACCGCCGCCAGTGGATCGACCGGAAGCGCGAAGCCTCCGGCCGCCTGCCCAAGCGCTATGCCACCTTCACCGACGCGGTTGACCGGATGCACGAGGCCAACAGCTACCTGAGCCGGGCCCAGGCCGAGCACCTGAGCCGCCACGGCGCGATCCGCAACGAGGACGGCACCTGGAGCTGGAAGTTCGACCCCCACCTCCACGCCTGGCCGGGCGACGACCTGTCGCTGGAACAGGTCGAGGAACTCTGGGCCCGCGTCACCTGCCCCACCCTGATGATCTACGGCAACGACAGCTGGGCCAGCAATCCGGAAAAGGACGGGCGGATCGCGCACTTCGGCGACAACGTGCAGGTCAGCGCCTACGACCGCGCCGGCCACTGGGTCCACCACGACCGGTTCGAGGATTTCGTGAGCGAGGTACGCGGGTTTATCGGGTGA
- a CDS encoding GIY-YIG nuclease family protein, producing the protein MPRDIQPAVYIMANERNGTIYVGVTSNLPQRAWQHREGVADGFSKRYGCKLLVWYELCGTMEHAILREKQIKAGPRAKKLALIEAANPQWRDLYGEISAP; encoded by the coding sequence ATGCCACGCGACATCCAGCCCGCCGTCTACATCATGGCGAACGAGCGTAACGGAACGATTTACGTCGGTGTCACCTCCAACTTGCCGCAACGCGCGTGGCAGCATCGCGAGGGCGTGGCGGATGGTTTCTCCAAACGCTACGGCTGCAAGCTGCTGGTGTGGTATGAACTCTGCGGAACGATGGAGCACGCGATCCTGCGCGAAAAGCAGATCAAGGCCGGGCCACGGGCGAAGAAACTGGCGCTGATCGAAGCCGCCAATCCGCAGTGGCGGGATTTGTACGGCGAGATCAGCGCGCCTTAG
- a CDS encoding CaiB/BaiF CoA transferase family protein, producing MSGPLSGIRIVEFAGIGPGPFCGMMLADHGAEVIRIDRASGSRGGSQPVTSKDVLARGRKSVAINLKTAEGVALARKLAASADGVIEGFRPGVMERLGLGPEELLKDNPKLVYGRMTGWGQTGPYAPYAGHDINYIALAGALAHFGRAGGKPTPPINMVGDFGGGGMMLAFGMVNALLNVARGGEGQVIDCAMTDGTAVLMSMMHGMKNVGVWSEELGVNLLDTGAHFYDTYETADGKFVSIGSIEPQFYAELRRLAGLEEDNAFDAQHDRSQWGALKDKLTALFKSKTRAEWDALMEHTDVCYAPVLTMSEAAAHPHNVARGTFIEVAGDLQPAPAPRYSATQTAVPAAAPMPGNDTDAILAALGLSDDDRTALRDAGTIA from the coding sequence ATGTCGGGGCCTCTCAGCGGCATCCGCATCGTCGAGTTTGCCGGGATCGGTCCGGGCCCGTTCTGCGGGATGATGCTGGCCGACCACGGTGCGGAAGTGATCCGGATCGACCGGGCCAGCGGCTCGCGCGGCGGCTCGCAGCCGGTCACCTCGAAGGACGTGCTGGCGCGCGGGCGCAAGTCGGTCGCGATCAACCTCAAGACCGCCGAAGGCGTGGCACTGGCGCGCAAGCTGGCCGCCAGTGCCGACGGGGTGATCGAAGGCTTCCGCCCCGGCGTGATGGAGCGGCTCGGGCTTGGTCCGGAGGAATTGCTCAAGGACAACCCCAAGCTGGTCTATGGCCGGATGACGGGCTGGGGCCAGACCGGGCCTTATGCCCCCTATGCCGGGCATGACATCAACTACATCGCGCTGGCCGGCGCGCTGGCGCATTTCGGCCGTGCGGGCGGCAAGCCGACCCCGCCGATCAACATGGTGGGCGATTTCGGCGGCGGCGGGATGATGCTCGCCTTCGGGATGGTCAACGCCTTGCTCAACGTCGCGCGCGGCGGGGAGGGGCAGGTGATCGACTGCGCCATGACCGATGGCACCGCCGTGCTGATGAGCATGATGCACGGGATGAAGAATGTCGGCGTGTGGTCGGAGGAGCTGGGCGTCAACCTGCTCGATACCGGGGCGCATTTCTACGACACTTACGAAACGGCGGACGGCAAGTTCGTCTCCATCGGCAGCATCGAGCCGCAGTTCTACGCCGAGCTGCGCCGCCTTGCGGGGCTGGAGGAAGACAACGCGTTCGATGCCCAGCATGATCGAAGCCAGTGGGGCGCATTGAAGGACAAGCTGACCGCGCTGTTCAAATCGAAGACCCGCGCCGAGTGGGACGCGCTGATGGAGCATACCGACGTGTGCTACGCCCCGGTGCTGACCATGAGCGAGGCTGCGGCGCACCCGCACAATGTCGCCCGCGGCACCTTCATCGAGGTGGCAGGCGATCTCCAGCCCGCGCCTGCGCCCCGCTATTCCGCCACGCAGACCGCCGTGCCCGCAGCGGCGCCGATGCCCGGCAACGATACCGACGCGATTCTCGCCGCGCTCGGCCTTTCTGACGATGACCGCACCGCCCTGCGCGATGCCGGAACGATAGCCTGA
- a CDS encoding alpha-amylase family glycosyl hydrolase — protein MTNGKFVITGLAALLLAPGPAFAQGSEPYAPAPYVRFEHAEWTHDAVIYQINTRQFTAEGTFSAARKHLPRLADMGVDIVWLMPVHPIGQVNRKGGLGSPYSVRDYRAVNPDLGTEADLRAFVDEAHRLGMKVILDWVANHTAWDNPLTQSNPEWYARTPEGAMMPPLGTDWSDVVTLDYTVPALRQYMTESLVYWVREFGIDGYRADVAGFVPLDFWETVRAEMEQVKPVFMLAEWEQRDLHQRAFDASYAWSWKNAMQRTVREGGAAAMRGYYAEQANTWPRAAYRMVYTDNHDQNAWDGVAEEIYGPAYAAAIALSFVGSGMPLIHNGQEADLDRKLAFFEKDEIVWQEGRHAELFRKLVALKTRQRALWNGEHGAAMVEVPSDAHEQVLSFTRGAAGERVFAVFNLSAAPRVVAFTRARHHGTYRDALTGEPMAFTPETTLALPAWGFRIFAEEN, from the coding sequence ATGACCAACGGCAAATTCGTGATCACAGGTCTGGCAGCCCTGCTGCTCGCACCCGGACCGGCCTTCGCTCAGGGCAGTGAGCCCTATGCGCCCGCGCCCTACGTCCGGTTCGAGCACGCAGAGTGGACCCATGATGCGGTGATCTACCAGATCAACACCCGCCAGTTTACCGCCGAAGGAACCTTCTCGGCAGCGCGCAAGCACCTGCCCCGTCTGGCCGACATGGGGGTGGACATTGTCTGGCTGATGCCGGTCCACCCCATCGGCCAGGTCAACCGCAAGGGCGGACTCGGCAGCCCCTATTCGGTGCGGGATTACCGCGCCGTCAACCCGGACCTCGGAACCGAGGCAGACCTGCGGGCTTTCGTCGACGAGGCCCACCGGCTGGGGATGAAGGTGATCCTTGACTGGGTCGCAAACCACACCGCCTGGGACAATCCGCTGACGCAGAGCAATCCCGAATGGTACGCCCGGACCCCCGAAGGTGCGATGATGCCGCCACTGGGGACGGACTGGAGCGATGTCGTCACGCTGGACTACACCGTGCCGGCCCTGCGCCAGTACATGACGGAAAGCCTGGTGTACTGGGTGCGGGAATTCGGCATCGACGGATACCGCGCCGACGTGGCAGGTTTCGTGCCGCTCGATTTCTGGGAAACCGTGCGGGCTGAGATGGAGCAGGTAAAGCCTGTCTTCATGCTTGCCGAATGGGAACAGCGTGACCTGCACCAGCGCGCCTTCGACGCCAGCTACGCCTGGAGCTGGAAGAACGCGATGCAGCGCACGGTGCGCGAGGGCGGAGCCGCAGCGATGCGGGGTTACTATGCCGAGCAGGCCAACACCTGGCCGCGCGCCGCCTATCGCATGGTCTATACTGACAATCATGACCAGAACGCCTGGGACGGTGTGGCGGAGGAAATCTACGGCCCGGCCTACGCGGCGGCGATCGCGCTGTCCTTCGTGGGCAGCGGGATGCCGCTGATCCACAACGGACAGGAAGCGGACCTCGATCGCAAGCTGGCATTCTTCGAGAAAGACGAGATCGTGTGGCAGGAGGGCCGGCACGCCGAGCTTTTCCGCAAGCTGGTTGCGCTCAAGACCAGGCAGCGCGCGCTGTGGAACGGCGAACATGGCGCGGCCATGGTCGAAGTGCCGAGCGATGCGCATGAACAGGTGCTCAGTTTCACCCGCGGCGCTGCCGGTGAGCGGGTGTTCGCCGTGTTCAACCTGTCTGCCGCCCCGCGCGTTGTGGCATTCACCCGCGCCCGCCATCACGGCACCTACCGCGATGCGCTGACCGGCGAACCCATGGCCTTCACCCCCGAAACCACCCTTGCCCTGCCCGCCTGGGGTTTCCGCATCTTTGCCGAGGAAAACTGA